One part of the Humulus lupulus chromosome 9, drHumLupu1.1, whole genome shotgun sequence genome encodes these proteins:
- the LOC133801145 gene encoding protein NRT1/ PTR FAMILY 5.5-like, translated as MTSFIWIKVKGLTWSDKFSEYVLWLMASFLTDVWQLNYKIAATGVNIFRGLADIAPLFLQQVVDSYLGIGVFVIISIRNLQYNGE; from the exons ATGACATCTTTTATTTGGATCAAAGTCAAAG GTTTGACATGGAGCGATAAATTTTCTGAGTACGTTTTATGGTTGATGGCATCATTTTTGACAGATGTATGGCAGCTTAATTACAAGATTGCAGCCACAGGTGTCAATATATTTAGGGGCTTGGCAGATATAGCTCCTTTATTTTTGCAACAAGTTGTGGATTCTTACTTGG GGATTGGTGTTTTTGTCATTATCAGCATTAGGAACTTGCAATACAATGGGGAATAA
- the LOC133801144 gene encoding protein NRT1/ PTR FAMILY 5.5-like produces MCMLVATLFFWSISVHNSIKRHDPPGSFLTTIRRVIVPSFFLRSTELNQGYDNTRTRYGRRLRCLDKAIINLPNNADQEQRNRVIRDVEEVKKFICRIPFCMAFFVLGIVSSVGDTYFIEQADNMDYMVKEYEVPIVVLRLWYGLSKILVSELYKNIMQKLLKNNSKSNNNNSNNSNSSEHNLFSSKYAGCVGVAVSMIFAILCCFTAANVEKHRLDKVKDMYDKHGPAYDGIIPMSMFWLLPQFFLLGSFDGILDESIDLFCNTHEAPTSSDRVMSVFSLLIIGLGRIGSILSVFVARKASAWVGKTSWFEDDLNKSRLDKYYWVLAALSIANIVYYNILYYCTSLRSEVRESD; encoded by the exons ATGTGTATGTTGGTGGCAACATTGTTCTTCTGGAGTATTAGTGTCCATAATTCTATCAAGAGACATGATCCTCCTGGAAGCTTCCTTACTACCATTCGTAGGGTCATTGTTCCCAGCTTCTTCTTAAGATCCACTGAGCTGAATCAGGGTTATGATAATACTAGAACGCGCTATGGTCGTCGCCTTAG GTGCCTAGACAAAGCaataattaatttaccaaataaTGCTGATCAAGAACAAAGAAACAGGGTGATCCGAGATGTTGAAGAAGTTAAAAAATTCATATGCAGAATTCCCTTTTGTATGGCCTTTTTCGTTTTGGGTATTGTATCTTCAGTGGGAGACACTTACTTTATCGAACAGGCAGACAACATGGATTACATGGTTAAAGAGTATGAAGTCCCAATTGTTGTGCTTCGACTATGGTACGGACTCTCCAAAATACTGGTCAGCGAACTTTATAAGAATATAATGCAAAAACTACTCAAAAACAATagtaaaagtaataataataatagtaataatagcaaTAGTAGTGAACATAATTTGTTCTCATCAAAATATGCTGGTTGTGTTGGAGTAGCTGTATCCATGATTTTTGCAATACTATGTTGTTTTACTGCTGCAAACGTGGAGAAGCACAGGTTAGATAAGGTTAAAGATATGTACGATAAACATGGTCCTGCTTATGATGGAATAATTCCGATGAGCATGTTTTGGTTGCTACCGCAATTCTTTCTTCTTGGGAGCTTTGATGGGATTTTAGATGAAAGCATTGATCTTTTCTGTAATACTCATGAGGCTCCTACTTCTTCAGATCGTGTTATGAGTGTTTTTTCTTTGCTCATTATTGGTTTAGGAAGAATAGGTAGTATCTTATCGGTATTTGTGGCTCGAAAGGCTAGTGCATGGGTAGGTAAGACTAGTTGGTTTGAAGATGACCTAAACAAGAGTCGTTTGGATAAGTATTACTGGGTATTAGCTGCGTTGAGTATAgcaaatattgtttattataacatCTTGTATTATTGTACTAGTTTGAGATCAGAAGTGAGAGAATCAGATTAG